A genome region from Gadus chalcogrammus isolate NIFS_2021 chromosome 7, NIFS_Gcha_1.0, whole genome shotgun sequence includes the following:
- the ap4m1 gene encoding AP-4 complex subunit mu-1 isoform X1 → MISQIFILSSKGDHLIYKDFRGEAGKDAVTVFYEKVTALTGDQPPVVMSHKELHFVHIRQGGLYWVVTTTADSSPFTLVEFLNRLTTLIKDYCGSLSEKSVRMNFALIYELLDEVVDNGYIQTTSTDILKNFIQTEAVTSKPFSLFDLSNVGLFGAETQQSKVAPSAAATRPIMSSRGDQGGKSEIFVDVVERMSVVIGSNGVLMKVDVEGEIRVKCYMPSCLEMRIGLNEEFSIGKSQLRGYGAAVRVDECSFHQAVKLDEFDQHRILKVCPSQGEHVVMQYLLSDELPSAPPFRLFPTIERDNGGRLLMYLKLRCDLPPKSSAINVSVTVPVPKGSLSLSQELSSPDQKAELRAETRAVHWDIPRFPGGAQLSALFKLEVPGLSSASMMEVGPVGLSFELPKYTCTGLQIRFLRLTPVQAGSSQRWVRYVTHSDSYTIRI, encoded by the exons ATGATCTCCCAGATCTTCATTTTGTCCTCCAAGGGCGATCATCTCATCTACAAAGACT TCCGCGGGGAAGCGGGCAAGGATGCGGTCACAGTTTTCTACGAGAAGGTGACCGCGCTGACGGGGGACCAGCCGCCTGTTGTCATG AGTCACAAGGAGCTACACTTTGTGCACATCAGACAAGGGGGCCTCTACTGGGTTGTCACGACGACTGCAGACTCATCCCCGTTCACCCTCGTTGAGTTCCTCAACAG GTTGACAACTCTCATAAAGGACTACTGTGGCAGCTTGTCAGAGAAGTCCGTACGGATGAACTTTGCCCTTATCTACGAGCTGTTGGACGAGGTGGTG GACAATGGCTACATCCAGACCACCTCTACTGACATCTTGAAGAACTTTATCCAGACGGAGGCAGTGACCTCCAAACCCTTCAGCCTGTTTGATCTCAGTAATGTGGGGCTG tttggAGCAGAGACCCAACAGAGTAAAGTTGCCCCGAGTGCAGCAGCGACCAGACCCATCATGTCAAGCCGTGGAGACCag GGTGGGAAGAGTGAGATATTTGTCGACGTCGTTGAGAGAATGTCGGTCGTCATCGGGTCGAAC GGAGTCCTGATGAAGGTGGACGTGGAGGGGGAGATCAGGGTGAAGTGCTACATGCCCAGCTGCTTGG AGATGCGCATTGGTCTCAACGAAGAGTTCAGCATCGGCAAATCACAGCTTAGAG GTTACGGTGCCGCTGTGCGGGTGGACGAGTGTAGCTTCCATCAAGCCGTCAAACTGGACGAGTTTGACCAGCACAGGATCCTCAAAGTCTGCCCCAGCCAGGGAGAG CATGTGGTGATGCAGTACCTGCTGAGTGACGAGCTGCCGTCGGCTCCGCCCTTCCGCCTCTTCCCCACCATAGAGAGGGACAACGGGGGCAG GCTCCTGATGTACTTGAAGCTACGCTGTGACCTCCCTCCAAAGAG ctCCGCCATCAACGTGTCCGTGACGGTGCCTGTGCCTAAGGGATCCCTGAG CCTGTCTCAGGAGCTCAGCAGTCCGGACCAGAAGGCTGAGCTGAGGGCAGAGACCAGAGCGGTGCACTGGGACATCCCCCGCTTCCCCGGAGGAGCCCAGCTCTCTGCACTCTTTAAG TTGGAGGTTCCAGGTCTGAGCTCAGCCTCCATGATGGAGGTGGGACCGGTGGGTCTGAGCTTCGAGCTGCCCAAGTACACCTGCACCGGACTGCAGATCCGCTTCCTCCGCCTGACCCCCGTCCAAGCCGGCTCGTCCCAGCGCTGGGTCCGCTACGTCACCCACTCAGACTCTTACACCATCAGGATATGA
- the rbmx2 gene encoding RNA-binding motif protein, X-linked 2 — protein sequence MNPLTKVKLINELNEREHQLGVKESVSWHTEYKDSAWVFVGGFPYELTEGDVICVFSQYGEIVNINLVRDKKTGKSKGFCFICFEDQRSTILAVDNLNGIKIKGRTIRVDHVSNYKPPKDTEDIDDITKNLRDEGCAPKLPDQLSSEEESEEEEEEEEEQYAVAVKKSKKDKKQKKKKKEKKKEKKEKKKAVKEEYDGTGARVTNSSSSPPSLSLPPAVTIKQEKQDAGYDSYVHKRAHRDSKAGVAEQRNSRSGDRHGADDGGFHGRHGDQHVGESRHREEEDRRRGDEWERDADRPRERARERDREKGAEREGDDVKWHKERERDHNRDGGRERDREGRQMREREDERDGESDRRKERDVKRERERDRDVDRKRDRGTDRERDRSDRRREPSQDREHRRS from the exons ATGAA TCCCCTAACAAAGGTGAAGTTGATCAATGAGTTGAACGAGAGGGAGCACCAGCTCGGGGTGAAAGAGTCAGTGTCATGGCATACGGAGTACAAGGACAGCGCCTGGGTGTTCGTTG GCGGGTTTCCATACGAACTGACAGAGGGAGACGTCATCTGTGTATTTTCTCA GTACGGAGAGATAGTTAATATCAACCTGGTTCGGGACAAAAAGACGGGCAAATCCAAGGGCTTCTGCTTCATCTGCTTTGAGGACCAGCGGAGCACCATTCTCGCTGTGGACAACCTCAACGGGATCAAG ATCAAAGGCCGGACGATCCGCGTGGACCACGTGAGTAACTACAAGCCGCCCAAGGACACGGAGGACATCGACGACATCACCAAGAACCTGAGGGACGAGGGCTGTGCCCCCAAGCTACCCGACCAGCTGTCGtcagaggaggagtcagaggaggaagaggaggaggaggaggagcagtatgCGGTCGCTGTGAAGAAGAGCAAGAAAG ACaagaaacagaagaagaagaagaaggagaaaaaaaaggagaagaaggaaaagaaaaaggcTGTAAAGGAGGAGTATGACGGCACTGGTGCCAGAGtcaccaactcctcctcctcccccccttcgctctccctccccccggcTGTCACCATCAAACAGGAGAAGCAGGACGCCGGCTACGACAGCTACGTCCACAAGAGGGCGCACAGGGACAGCAAGGCAGGTGTTGCCGAGCAACGGAACTCCCGCTCTGGGGACAGGCACGGGGCCGACGACGGCGGGTTCCACGGTCGCCATGGAGACCAGCACGTCGGGGAGTCGAGGCACCGGGAagaagaggacaggaggaggggggacgaATGGGAGAGGGACGccgacagaccgagagagagggcgagggagagagaccgggagaaGGGCGCCGAGAGAGAAGGTGACGACGTGAAATGGCacaaggagcgagagagggaccaCAACAGAGACGGcgggcgggagagagacagagaggggagacagatgagggagagagaggacgagagggaCGGGGAGAGTGACAGAAGGAAAGAGCGAGAcgtaaagagggagagagagcgagacagggacgtggacagaaagagggacagagggacggacagggagagagaccggaGTGACAGACGGCGGGAGCCCAGCCAGgacagggaacacaggaggTCCTGA
- the ap4m1 gene encoding AP-4 complex subunit mu-1 isoform X2, with protein MISQIFILSSKGDHLIYKDFRGEAGKDAVTVFYEKVTALTGDQPPVVMSHKELHFVHIRQGGLYWVVTTTADSSPFTLVEFLNRLTTLIKDYCGSLSEKSVRMNFALIYELLDEVVDNGYIQTTSTDILKNFIQTEAVTSKPFSLFDLSNVGLGGKSEIFVDVVERMSVVIGSNGVLMKVDVEGEIRVKCYMPSCLEMRIGLNEEFSIGKSQLRGYGAAVRVDECSFHQAVKLDEFDQHRILKVCPSQGEHVVMQYLLSDELPSAPPFRLFPTIERDNGGRLLMYLKLRCDLPPKSSAINVSVTVPVPKGSLSLSQELSSPDQKAELRAETRAVHWDIPRFPGGAQLSALFKLEVPGLSSASMMEVGPVGLSFELPKYTCTGLQIRFLRLTPVQAGSSQRWVRYVTHSDSYTIRI; from the exons ATGATCTCCCAGATCTTCATTTTGTCCTCCAAGGGCGATCATCTCATCTACAAAGACT TCCGCGGGGAAGCGGGCAAGGATGCGGTCACAGTTTTCTACGAGAAGGTGACCGCGCTGACGGGGGACCAGCCGCCTGTTGTCATG AGTCACAAGGAGCTACACTTTGTGCACATCAGACAAGGGGGCCTCTACTGGGTTGTCACGACGACTGCAGACTCATCCCCGTTCACCCTCGTTGAGTTCCTCAACAG GTTGACAACTCTCATAAAGGACTACTGTGGCAGCTTGTCAGAGAAGTCCGTACGGATGAACTTTGCCCTTATCTACGAGCTGTTGGACGAGGTGGTG GACAATGGCTACATCCAGACCACCTCTACTGACATCTTGAAGAACTTTATCCAGACGGAGGCAGTGACCTCCAAACCCTTCAGCCTGTTTGATCTCAGTAATGTGGGGCTG GGTGGGAAGAGTGAGATATTTGTCGACGTCGTTGAGAGAATGTCGGTCGTCATCGGGTCGAAC GGAGTCCTGATGAAGGTGGACGTGGAGGGGGAGATCAGGGTGAAGTGCTACATGCCCAGCTGCTTGG AGATGCGCATTGGTCTCAACGAAGAGTTCAGCATCGGCAAATCACAGCTTAGAG GTTACGGTGCCGCTGTGCGGGTGGACGAGTGTAGCTTCCATCAAGCCGTCAAACTGGACGAGTTTGACCAGCACAGGATCCTCAAAGTCTGCCCCAGCCAGGGAGAG CATGTGGTGATGCAGTACCTGCTGAGTGACGAGCTGCCGTCGGCTCCGCCCTTCCGCCTCTTCCCCACCATAGAGAGGGACAACGGGGGCAG GCTCCTGATGTACTTGAAGCTACGCTGTGACCTCCCTCCAAAGAG ctCCGCCATCAACGTGTCCGTGACGGTGCCTGTGCCTAAGGGATCCCTGAG CCTGTCTCAGGAGCTCAGCAGTCCGGACCAGAAGGCTGAGCTGAGGGCAGAGACCAGAGCGGTGCACTGGGACATCCCCCGCTTCCCCGGAGGAGCCCAGCTCTCTGCACTCTTTAAG TTGGAGGTTCCAGGTCTGAGCTCAGCCTCCATGATGGAGGTGGGACCGGTGGGTCTGAGCTTCGAGCTGCCCAAGTACACCTGCACCGGACTGCAGATCCGCTTCCTCCGCCTGACCCCCGTCCAAGCCGGCTCGTCCCAGCGCTGGGTCCGCTACGTCACCCACTCAGACTCTTACACCATCAGGATATGA